A genomic window from Labeo rohita strain BAU-BD-2019 chromosome 6, IGBB_LRoh.1.0, whole genome shotgun sequence includes:
- the gadd45ab gene encoding growth arrest and DNA-damage-inducible, alpha, b: MCNMTFEDPCGENATERMDSVEQALEELLTAALPQGCITVGVYEAAKSLNVDPDNVVLCLLATDEEDVKDVALQIHFTLIQAFCCENDINILRVNNMRRLAEILEGVKPGGESMDLHCVLVTNPQSSTWKDPALSKLNRFCRDSRGLDQWVPVINLPER, translated from the exons ATGTGCAATATGACTTTTGAAGACCCGTGTGGAGAGAACGCAACGGAAAg AATGGACTCAGTTGAACAGGCACTGGAAGAGCTCCTGACTGCTGCATTACCTCAGGGTTGCATCACTGTGGGAGTTTATGAGGCAGCGAAGTCACTTAATGT tgaCCCAGATAATGTGGTTTTATGTCTGCTGGCCACAGACGAGGAGGATGTGAAAGACGTCGCCCTCCAGATTCATTTTACCTTGATTCAAGCGTTCTGCTGCGAGAATGACATCAATATCTTACGAGTGAACAACATGAGACGTCTAGCAGAGATCCTGGAGGGCGTGAAACCGGGAGGAGAGTCGATGGACCTCCACTGCGTATTAGTCACC aaTCCACAGTCATCCACATGGAAGGATCCAGCTCTCAGCAAACTGAATAGGTTCTGCAGAGACAGTCGGGGTTTGGACCAGTGGGTGCCGGTTATCAATCTGCCTGAACGATGA